A window of the Emys orbicularis isolate rEmyOrb1 chromosome 1, rEmyOrb1.hap1, whole genome shotgun sequence genome harbors these coding sequences:
- the ADCK2 gene encoding uncharacterized aarF domain-containing protein kinase 2: MIAWGCTARIYLFSLRPLNVRKNLVWIRWGNKSGNSPSSDKHSLIKTQALAKTTLVCWGITKVSVVRCQEVSNQCASLFPEPAKDKQPSAGFFWHLGFALRLGLRACVLLLKFGPLLLLYPVTYLSSGFAALWLHLLLKATESSGPTYIKLGQWACTRRDLFSEKFCIKFSKLHVKVTPHPWGYTKHFLRRAFGEDWKRVLRFKSKEPIGSGCVAQVYKAYADATTIDDPQFEELVKNSETESAFEAWEVSGLRGLFRWPWKGKGGESLEDSSADQSLKEEHFNEGINRNATSEEQMSGSQLTTNTSSIDSLDAMDHLIPVAIKVLHPGLVLQVQIDLLLMKMGSKIIGLFPGLKWLSLTEIVEEFEKLMTQQLDLRYEARNLERFQKNFLDVDFVKFPTPLRPFVTRNILVETFEESQPISQYLHVDISSELRKRLAKMGIDMLLKMVFVDNFVHADLHPGNILVQGTAHFSTGRKDQTSIVDMCDTLIVEVRLSPCPLRLMLLDAGIVAELQGADLQNFKAVFTAVVQGQGERVAELILHHARANQCKDIERFKVEMAELVTKARTNTVALGKLQVANLLSSVFKLLMTHKVKLESNFASVVFAILVLEGLARSLDPELDILEAAKPLLIRTAASLLE, from the exons ATGATTGCCTGGGGCTGCACTGCTAGGATTTACCTTTTCAGTTTAAGGCCCCTTAATGTAAGGAAAAACCTGGTTTGGATAAGATGGGGTAATAAATCTGGCAACTCCCCATCTAGTGATAAACACAGCTTGATCAAAACGCAAGCCTTGGCTAAGACCACCTTAGTGTGCTGGGGGATCACGAAGGTGTCTGTTGTGAGATGCCAGGAAGTATCAAACCAATGTGCATCCTTATTCCCTGAACCTGCCAAAGACAAACAACCTTCAGCTGGATTTTTCTGGCATCTTGGCTTTGCCCTTCGCCtgggactccgggcttgtgttcTCTTGTTGAAGTTTGGCCCTTTGCTTCTGCTTTATCCAGTGACCTACCTGTCTTCAGGTTTTGCAGCCCTCTGGCTCCATCTCCTGCTGAAGGCCACAGAGTCCTCGGGTCCCACTTATATCAAGCTGGGCCAGTGGGCATGCACCAGGAGAGATCTCTTCTCTGAAAAGTTCTGCATCAAGTTTTCCAAGCTTCATGTCAAGGTGACACCTCATCCCTGGGGTTACACCAAACACTTCCTCAGGAGAGCATTTGGGGAAGACTGGAAGAGAGTCCTCAGGTTTAAAAGCAAGGAACCCATTGGCTCAGGTTGTGTTGCCCAGGTATATAAAGCTTATGCTGATGCCACTACTATTGATGACCCCCAGTTCGAGGAACTAGTGAAGAACTCTGAAACAGAATCTGCTTTTGAAGCCTGGGAAGTGTCTGGTCTTAGGGGCCTCTTCAGGTGGCCCTGGAAAGGGAAGGGTGGAGAGAGTTTGGAAGACAGTAGTGCAGACCAGTCACTTAAGGAAGAACATTTCAATGAAGGTATTAATAGAAATGCTACCTCTGAGGAGCAAATGTCTGGATCTCAGCTAACTACAAACACATCATCTATTGACAGTTTAGATGCGATGGACCATCTTATTCCAGTAGCCATTAAA GTCCTGCATCCTGGACTAGTCCTCCAGGTCCAGATAGATCTGCTTCTGATGAAGATGGGCAGCAAGATCATTGGGCTTTTCCCGGGGCTCAAGTGGCTCAGTCTGACTGAAATAGTGGAGGAATTTGAGAAGCTCATGACTCAACAG CTTGACCTACGCTACGAAGCCAGAAACTTGGAGCGCTTCCAGAAAAATTTCCTGGATGTGGATTTTGTGAAGTTCCCAACTCCACTTCGCCCCTTTGTAACGAGAAACATCCTGGTGGAAACGTTTGAG GAGAGTCAGCCCATCTCCCAGTATCTGCACGTGGACATTTCCTCAGAGCTCAGGAAGAGACTAGCCAAGATGGGCATAGACATGCTCCTAAAGATG GTGTTTGTTGATAATTTTGTCCATGCTGACCTGCACCCTGGGAACATCTTGGTCCAGGGCACCGCCCATTTCAGCACTGGTCGCAAGGATCAGACCTCCATTGTGGACATGTGTGACACGCTGATCGTGGAAGTGCGGCTGTCCCCCTGCCCGCTCCGTCTGATGCTGCTGGATGCAGGGATTGTGGCAGAGTTGCAGGGAGCTGACCTTCAGAACTTCAAGGCAGTCTTCACAGCTGTGGTACAGGGACAG GGGGAGAGAGTGGCAGAATTGATCCTTCATCACGCCAGGGCTAACCAGTGCAAGGACATAGAGAGATTCAAAGTTGAAATGGCAGAGCTAGTGACCAAGGCCAGGACGAACACTGTAGCACTGGGAAAG CTTCAAGTGGCGAATCTGCTCTCCAGCGTCTTTAAGTTACTGATGACCCACAAG GTGAAGCTGGAGAGTAACTTTGCCTCAGTTGTCTTTGCCATCCTGGTTTTGGAAGGGCTTGCCCGTTCGTTGGACCCCGAACTGGACATCTTGGAGGCAGCTAAACCACTTCTCATCAGAACCGCTGCTTCTCTCCTAGAGTAG